From a single Paraburkholderia youngii genomic region:
- a CDS encoding polysaccharide deacetylase family protein gives MNDTRNMPVAVNRARQSLATHGRFAYRPITDSDAFRWPGDTGLAVYLGFNIEHFAFGEGLGAALGPLSPQPDVLNHSWREYGNRVGAWRCIELFDQLALPAGTLINTALYDHCPELIEACVARGDELIGHGHTNAHRQSDLDESGERELLLHCCERIAEESGTPPHGWLSPWISESHLTPDLLAETGYRYTLNWCHDDRPVRMATRGAPLWSIPYPQELNDLPMMVGRHMDGRAFADMIVDQFDEMLEQANRGAQAQALVMGIALHPYLVGQPYRLRHLRRALEHIATARARGDVWITTPGEIASHMDDLERAGIVRPAVA, from the coding sequence ATGAACGACACACGGAACATGCCCGTAGCAGTGAACCGCGCGCGTCAATCGCTTGCCACGCATGGCCGCTTTGCCTACCGCCCGATCACCGATAGTGACGCGTTCCGCTGGCCTGGCGACACCGGACTCGCGGTCTATCTTGGCTTTAACATCGAGCACTTTGCGTTCGGCGAAGGCCTCGGTGCGGCACTCGGTCCGCTCTCGCCGCAACCGGATGTGCTGAACCATAGCTGGCGCGAGTACGGCAATCGCGTCGGCGCGTGGCGCTGCATTGAACTGTTCGATCAGCTCGCGCTGCCCGCGGGCACGCTGATCAATACCGCGCTCTACGATCACTGTCCTGAGCTGATCGAGGCTTGCGTCGCGCGTGGCGATGAACTGATCGGCCACGGCCACACGAACGCGCACCGGCAGAGCGACCTCGACGAAAGCGGTGAACGCGAGCTCCTTTTGCATTGCTGCGAACGGATCGCGGAAGAATCCGGTACGCCGCCGCACGGCTGGCTGTCGCCGTGGATTTCGGAGTCGCATCTGACGCCCGATCTGCTGGCCGAGACCGGCTATCGCTACACGTTGAACTGGTGTCACGACGACCGCCCCGTACGAATGGCCACGCGTGGCGCGCCGCTGTGGTCGATCCCGTATCCGCAGGAACTCAACGATCTGCCGATGATGGTGGGCCGTCACATGGACGGCCGCGCGTTCGCCGACATGATCGTCGATCAGTTCGACGAGATGCTCGAACAGGCCAATCGCGGCGCGCAAGCGCAGGCGCTGGTGATGGGCATCGCGCTGCATCCGTATCTGGTCGGACAGCCGTACCGGTTGCGGCATCTGCGCCGCGCGCTCGAACATATCGCCACGGCGCGCGCACGAGGCGATGTGTGGATCACCACTCCGGGCGAGATCGCGAGTCATATGGACGATCTGGAGCGGGCCGGCATCGTGCGCCCGGCCGTCGCATGA
- a CDS encoding flavin reductase family protein codes for MEIDFEAITEYQRYKLMASLIVPRPIALVTTLGADGTINAAPFSMFNMLGEEPPIVMISINRVADGTLKDTAVNILRTGEFVVHLADETIAEEMHRCGERLPPSVSELVEVGLTPVPSSCVAPPRIAEAPVAFECTIWETLETTTRQIFIGRVHRLHARDELIDTETWRVRLQHYFPVGRFGASDYVTTRDRFTLG; via the coding sequence ATGGAAATTGATTTCGAAGCGATCACCGAATACCAGCGCTACAAGCTGATGGCGAGCCTGATCGTGCCGCGTCCGATCGCGCTCGTCACCACGCTCGGCGCCGACGGTACGATCAACGCCGCGCCGTTTTCGATGTTCAATATGCTCGGCGAAGAACCGCCGATCGTGATGATCAGCATTAACCGCGTGGCGGACGGCACGCTGAAGGACACGGCGGTCAACATCTTGCGGACCGGCGAGTTCGTCGTGCATCTCGCCGACGAGACGATCGCCGAAGAAATGCATCGCTGCGGGGAAAGGCTGCCGCCCAGCGTTAGCGAACTTGTCGAGGTCGGCTTGACGCCGGTGCCGAGCTCGTGCGTTGCGCCGCCGCGCATTGCCGAAGCGCCGGTTGCTTTCGAGTGCACGATATGGGAGACGCTGGAGACCACCACCCGGCAGATCTTTATTGGCCGCGTACATCGGCTGCATGCGCGCGACGAATTGATCGACACCGAAACGTGGCGCGTGCGTTTGCAGCACTACTTTCCGGTGGGCCGTTTCGGCGCGAGTGACTATGTGACGACGCGTGACCGCTTTACGTTGGGTTGA
- a CDS encoding GntR family transcriptional regulator has protein sequence MSAKAGAATAKKNTGDDTDINARIYQSIFDGVMNHRLIPGTKLPEPELCQLFGVGRAVVRRVLEKLAYDGIVVLRPNKGAVIAEPSPEETREIFEARRSVERMLVELAVRRASATDIKALRQQLASEHDAMHRYDQPSWATLASGFHMRIAALAGNSILHNYLKELVSRCSLIVGVYEPPGHAPCEHAEHAAIVDCIEARDSAGAMGHMEAHLRDLEERIETSRMRGEKSLGQLLGIIEHTTTNQAARHGN, from the coding sequence ATGAGCGCGAAAGCCGGCGCGGCCACCGCGAAGAAAAACACCGGTGACGACACGGATATCAATGCACGCATCTATCAGTCGATCTTCGACGGCGTGATGAATCATCGTTTGATTCCCGGCACGAAGTTACCGGAGCCTGAACTGTGCCAACTGTTCGGCGTGGGCCGCGCGGTCGTACGTCGTGTGCTGGAAAAGCTCGCCTATGACGGCATCGTCGTATTGCGGCCGAACAAGGGCGCGGTGATCGCCGAGCCCTCGCCCGAGGAAACGCGCGAGATATTCGAGGCGCGGCGCTCAGTCGAACGGATGCTGGTCGAGCTTGCCGTGCGGCGCGCGAGTGCGACGGACATCAAGGCGCTGCGGCAACAACTCGCGAGCGAGCATGACGCCATGCACCGCTACGACCAGCCTTCGTGGGCGACGCTCGCCAGCGGCTTTCATATGCGCATCGCCGCGCTGGCCGGCAATTCGATCCTGCACAATTATCTGAAGGAACTGGTATCGCGCTGTTCGCTGATCGTCGGGGTGTATGAGCCGCCGGGGCATGCGCCGTGCGAGCACGCCGAGCATGCTGCGATCGTCGACTGCATCGAGGCGCGCGACTCGGCGGGCGCAATGGGGCATATGGAAGCGCATCTGCGCGATCTCGAAGAACGCATTGAAACCTCGCGAATGCGCGGCGAAAAAAGCCTCGGCCAATTGCTCGGCATCATTGAACACACGACTACGAACCAGGCGGCCCGACATGGAAATTGA
- a CDS encoding ABC transporter ATP-binding protein: MIQPASTVLETKAADIELVHVSKQYGDSLAVDAIDLRIAGGQYCCLLGPSGCGKTSTLRMIAGHESVTEGDILIAGRNVTRAEPAARGTAMVFQNYALFPHLSALDNVAFSLKVRGVAKDVRRKRAAELLELVAMSAYADRKPAQLSGGQQQRVALARALLNQPGCLLLDEPLSALDPFLRVQMRAELKRWQKDLDITFVHVTHSQEEAMALADLVVVMSHGRIEQSGTPHEVFNRPRTEFVARFLGGHNVFNTNGHLFTVRADHLRVVPHGVTPVQNAGGESGLTRIGGVPCRVREAEYQGTHLRMTLDPLDGSPELISLVSDGDYDATRLGPDARVVIWWNERDAHPLAA; the protein is encoded by the coding sequence ATGATTCAGCCTGCTTCAACGGTGCTCGAAACCAAAGCCGCCGATATCGAACTGGTCCACGTGTCAAAGCAATATGGCGATTCGCTAGCCGTCGACGCGATCGACCTGCGCATCGCCGGCGGCCAGTACTGTTGCCTGCTCGGCCCATCCGGGTGCGGCAAGACCTCGACCTTGCGCATGATCGCCGGGCATGAATCCGTCACTGAAGGTGACATTCTGATCGCGGGCCGCAACGTCACGCGCGCCGAACCCGCCGCGCGCGGCACCGCAATGGTGTTTCAGAACTACGCGCTGTTCCCGCATCTGAGCGCGCTCGACAACGTCGCGTTCAGCCTGAAGGTGCGCGGCGTCGCGAAGGACGTGCGGCGCAAGCGCGCCGCCGAACTGCTCGAACTGGTCGCGATGTCCGCGTATGCCGATCGCAAACCAGCCCAGTTATCCGGCGGCCAGCAGCAACGCGTGGCACTCGCGCGCGCGTTACTGAATCAACCGGGCTGCCTGCTACTCGACGAACCGCTCTCCGCGCTCGACCCGTTTCTGCGTGTGCAGATGCGCGCCGAACTCAAGCGTTGGCAGAAGGATCTCGACATTACCTTCGTGCATGTCACGCACTCGCAGGAAGAAGCGATGGCGCTGGCCGATCTCGTCGTGGTGATGAGCCATGGCCGTATCGAGCAGAGCGGCACACCGCACGAAGTATTCAACCGTCCGCGTACCGAATTCGTGGCCCGCTTCCTCGGCGGCCATAACGTCTTCAATACGAATGGCCACCTGTTTACCGTGCGCGCCGACCATCTGCGCGTGGTGCCGCACGGCGTCACGCCGGTGCAGAACGCCGGCGGCGAGAGCGGCCTGACACGCATTGGCGGCGTGCCCTGCAGGGTCCGTGAAGCCGAATACCAGGGCACGCATCTGCGCATGACGCTCGACCCGCTCGACGGCTCGCCCGAATTGATCTCGCTCGTGAGCGACGGCGACTACGACGCGACACGGCTCGGTCCCGACGCGCGCGTGGTGATCTGGTGGAACGAGCGGGACGCGCATCCGCTGGCAGCCTGA